A genomic window from Polyangiaceae bacterium includes:
- a CDS encoding aldehyde reductase: MTSDAANTQVLVTGASGFIAMHCILQLLEAGYQVRGTVRSMKRTAQVEAALKAHGADTSRLSFAAADLTQDAGWDEAMQGIRYVLHVASPLPRTPPKHADELIVPARDGALRVIRAAQAVGVKRLVMTSSVAAVLYGHKRDGSETYDESHWSILSKDVGAYEQSKTIAERAAWDLVESFPAEQRLEFCTINPGLVLGPVLDSDYGTSGEVVRKLMAREMPGCPDIGWAMVDVRDVAAAHLSAMLKQDAVGKRFVASVQHASMLDVAKILERHFGDRGYKIPTRRVPGWLLRVVAVFDKTAALAVQELGKRQDLDTTQIKTVLDWHPRGLEEMVVSMGESLIEHRVVTA, from the coding sequence ATGACATCGGACGCGGCAAACACCCAGGTTCTGGTTACCGGTGCATCGGGCTTCATCGCCATGCACTGCATCCTTCAACTGCTCGAGGCGGGCTATCAGGTGCGCGGCACCGTGCGCAGCATGAAGCGAACGGCGCAGGTCGAAGCCGCGCTGAAGGCCCACGGAGCGGACACCTCGCGGCTCTCCTTCGCCGCTGCCGACCTGACTCAGGACGCTGGCTGGGATGAAGCGATGCAGGGGATCCGTTACGTGCTCCACGTCGCCTCGCCGCTACCGCGCACGCCGCCGAAGCACGCGGATGAGCTGATCGTCCCCGCCCGAGACGGAGCCCTGCGGGTGATCCGTGCGGCACAGGCAGTGGGGGTGAAGCGCTTGGTGATGACGTCTTCCGTTGCTGCGGTGCTGTATGGCCACAAGCGCGATGGCTCAGAGACTTATGACGAGAGCCACTGGTCGATCCTAAGCAAAGACGTCGGCGCCTACGAACAGAGCAAGACCATCGCCGAGCGCGCCGCCTGGGACCTCGTCGAGAGCTTCCCCGCTGAACAACGCCTCGAGTTCTGCACCATCAATCCCGGGCTAGTACTCGGGCCGGTACTCGACAGCGACTACGGCACCTCCGGTGAGGTGGTGCGCAAGCTGATGGCGCGCGAGATGCCGGGCTGCCCGGACATCGGCTGGGCCATGGTCGATGTGCGGGATGTGGCGGCGGCTCACCTGTCAGCCATGCTGAAACAGGACGCCGTAGGGAAACGCTTCGTCGCTTCGGTGCAACACGCGTCGATGCTCGACGTCGCGAAGATCCTCGAGCGTCATTTTGGGGATCGTGGCTACAAGATCCCAACGCGACGTGTGCCTGGTTGGCTCCTGCGGGTGGTGGCGGTCTTCGACAAGACGGCCGCGCTCGCAGTGCAGGAGCTTGGAAAGAGACAGGATCTCGACACCACTCAGATCAAGACCGTGCTTGATTGGCACCCGCGTGGCCTCGAAGAGATGGTGGTGTCCATGGGAGAGTCACTCATCGAACACCGTGTCGTCACAGCGTGA